One Acetobacteroides hydrogenigenes genomic window carries:
- a CDS encoding RagB/SusD family nutrient uptake outer membrane protein, whose translation MKKLLFIFLSIGMLSSCSEFMDTVPSDALSPATFWKTEKDAKDAAIGCYSGWINGDDVFYWDCTSDISFNYHTHEGYRNIGNGTISAASTGHGFYDYTTIRRCNTFLENVESIKFANDADKKDLIAQVRAIRAYQYFLMNFWYGGVPIIKNYSSAAEAQVARNSEAEVKKLVYDELDALIPDLKAAPSQVGRIAKGTALAIKMRSALYWGDYQRALDAAHEIQALKMYDLEQGKNGYSKLFTLEGKSSKEIIYSAQYVVNTWSNWIIGAMYNNGDGGWSSIVPTQNLVDMYEMADGLTKEESAAYDPTHPFAGRDPRMAMTIIFPGQNWNGDILNTLDKTVGGKSNPNFYDAADNASKTGLTYAKYLAPFSQYADMWNTDACPIVFRYAEVLLTIAEAKLELNKAVDAEIYDALDAVRTRAGMPAVDRAKYGSVEKLRELIRRERCIEFAGEGLRRADIVRWKDASGKMVAETVLNGDLYRAIGTINTAETDPYKRAVITLPTPDNASLRKVETRAFAPKNRYLPFSQSALDKNPKLKQNDGY comes from the coding sequence ATGAAAAAATTACTCTTTATATTTCTGAGCATTGGGATGCTTAGCTCGTGTTCAGAGTTTATGGATACGGTTCCTAGTGATGCTCTCTCTCCTGCTACCTTCTGGAAAACTGAAAAGGATGCCAAGGATGCTGCTATAGGCTGTTATAGCGGTTGGATTAATGGCGATGATGTGTTCTACTGGGATTGCACCTCTGATATTTCATTTAACTATCACACGCACGAAGGGTACCGAAATATTGGAAATGGAACAATAAGCGCGGCAAGTACAGGGCATGGTTTTTACGACTACACCACCATCAGACGTTGTAATACCTTCCTGGAAAATGTTGAATCTATTAAATTTGCTAATGATGCAGATAAGAAAGATTTGATAGCACAGGTTCGTGCAATTCGTGCGTACCAGTACTTCTTGATGAACTTCTGGTATGGTGGTGTACCCATCATCAAAAATTACAGCTCTGCTGCAGAGGCTCAGGTTGCTCGCAACAGCGAGGCTGAGGTCAAGAAGCTTGTTTACGACGAGCTAGACGCGCTTATTCCAGATCTTAAGGCAGCACCATCGCAGGTGGGACGAATCGCCAAAGGAACCGCTTTGGCTATAAAGATGCGTTCTGCGCTATACTGGGGCGACTATCAACGTGCTTTGGATGCAGCTCACGAAATCCAAGCGCTTAAAATGTACGACCTTGAGCAAGGAAAGAATGGCTATTCAAAGCTGTTTACCCTCGAAGGAAAATCGTCGAAGGAAATTATCTACTCTGCCCAGTATGTTGTAAACACATGGTCTAACTGGATTATTGGTGCAATGTACAACAACGGAGACGGAGGATGGTCGTCAATCGTTCCAACTCAAAACCTTGTTGACATGTACGAGATGGCCGATGGCCTTACAAAGGAGGAATCTGCGGCTTACGATCCTACTCATCCATTTGCAGGTCGCGACCCTCGTATGGCTATGACAATTATTTTCCCTGGACAGAATTGGAATGGAGATATTCTTAATACCCTCGACAAAACTGTTGGTGGAAAGTCTAATCCAAACTTCTACGATGCTGCTGATAATGCTTCTAAAACGGGGCTAACCTACGCAAAGTATCTAGCACCATTCTCTCAATACGCTGATATGTGGAATACCGATGCATGTCCAATTGTATTCCGTTATGCAGAAGTGCTGTTGACTATTGCGGAGGCAAAGCTCGAGCTAAATAAGGCGGTTGATGCCGAAATTTACGATGCTCTTGATGCTGTTCGTACCCGTGCCGGAATGCCTGCTGTTGATAGGGCAAAGTACGGTTCTGTTGAAAAGCTTCGCGAGCTTATTCGTCGTGAGCGCTGTATTGAGTTCGCTGGCGAAGGTTTAAGACGTGCCGATATCGTTCGTTGGAAAGATGCTTCGGGCAAAATGGTTGCCGAAACCGTTCTAAACGGCGATCTATACCGTGCGATTGGTACCATCAACACCGCCGAAACAGATCCTTACAAGCGTGCTGTAATTACTTTGCCAACTCCAGATAATGCGTCGTTGCGTAAGGTCGAAACGCGTGCTTTTGCACCTAAGAATAGGTATTTACCATTCTCTCAAAGTGCCTTGGATAAAAATCCTAAGCTTAAGCAGAACGATGGATATTAG